One Parafrankia irregularis DNA window includes the following coding sequences:
- the sufC gene encoding Fe-S cluster assembly ATPase SufC, which yields MSVLEIRNLHVSVETDTDGPREILRGVDLTVRKGETHAIMGPNGSGKSTLSYSIAGHPKYTVTEGTVTLDGEDVLAMSVDARARAGIFLAMQYPVEVPGVSVSNFLRSSATAVRGEAPKLRLWVKEVKEAMAGLEMDPAFAERSVNEGFSGGEKKRHEILQMALLAPKIAILDETDSGLDVDALRIVSGGIEAVRAKGETGILLITHYTRILRYVKPEFVHVMAGGRIVDAGGPELAAKLEESGYDKYVKATEVIAQPAAVS from the coding sequence GTGTCTGTTCTCGAGATCCGCAACCTGCACGTGTCGGTCGAGACCGACACGGACGGCCCGCGCGAGATCCTGCGCGGCGTCGACCTCACCGTCCGCAAGGGCGAGACCCACGCGATCATGGGGCCGAACGGCTCCGGCAAGTCCACGCTCTCCTACTCGATCGCCGGCCACCCGAAGTACACCGTCACCGAGGGCACCGTGACCCTCGACGGCGAGGACGTCCTGGCGATGTCCGTCGACGCGCGGGCGCGGGCCGGGATCTTCCTGGCGATGCAGTACCCGGTCGAGGTGCCCGGCGTCTCGGTGTCGAACTTCCTGCGCTCGTCGGCGACAGCGGTGCGCGGCGAGGCGCCGAAGCTGCGGCTGTGGGTCAAGGAGGTCAAGGAGGCGATGGCCGGGCTGGAGATGGACCCGGCGTTCGCCGAGCGCAGCGTCAACGAGGGCTTCTCCGGCGGTGAGAAGAAGCGCCACGAGATCCTGCAGATGGCGCTGCTCGCGCCGAAGATCGCCATCCTCGACGAGACCGACTCCGGCCTGGACGTCGACGCGCTGCGTATCGTCTCCGGTGGCATCGAGGCGGTGCGGGCCAAGGGGGAGACGGGCATCCTGCTCATCACCCACTACACCCGCATCCTGCGCTACGTGAAGCCCGAGTTCGTGCACGTCATGGCGGGCGGGCGGATCGTCGACGCGGGTGGCCCGGAGCTCGCGGCCAAGCTGGAGGAGTCCGGCTACGACAAGTACGTCAAGGCCACGGAGGTCATCGCGCAGCCGGCGGCGGTGTCATGA
- a CDS encoding cysteine desulfurase: MTIIETRQPGTVAASTLGFDVERVRRDFPILARTVHDGLPLVYLDSAATSQKPLAVLDAERAYYERHNANVHRGIHVLAEEATALYEDARDKIAAFVGAPDRREIVFTKNSSEALNLVAYAMSNAVSGGAEAERFRLGPGDEVVITEMEHHSNLVPWQMLCARTGATLRWIGLTEDGRLDIAHLDEVITERAKVVSFVHQSNILGTVNPVAKIVARAREVGALTVLDGSQSVPHMPIDVVELGVDFLAFTGHKMCGPTGIGVLWGRRELLEVMPPFLGGGEMIEVVTMEASTYAAPPHRFEAGTPMISQAVGLGAAVDYLTGLGMGAIAAHEHEVTAYAIDALSAVPGLRIIGPPTAQDRGGAISFVLRDSDDRPLHPHDVGQILDEQGIAVRVGHHCARPVCLRYGVPATTRASFHLYSTTAEVDALVEGLDQVRRFFLR, encoded by the coding sequence ATGACGATCATCGAGACCCGCCAGCCGGGCACCGTCGCGGCGAGCACTTTGGGCTTCGACGTCGAGCGGGTCCGTCGCGACTTCCCGATCCTGGCCCGGACCGTGCACGACGGGCTGCCGCTGGTCTACCTCGACAGCGCCGCGACGTCGCAGAAGCCGCTGGCCGTCCTCGACGCCGAGCGGGCCTACTACGAGCGGCACAACGCCAACGTCCACCGTGGCATCCACGTGCTCGCGGAAGAGGCCACCGCCCTATACGAGGACGCCCGGGACAAGATCGCCGCGTTCGTCGGGGCTCCCGACCGGCGCGAGATCGTGTTCACGAAGAACTCGTCCGAGGCGCTGAACCTCGTCGCCTACGCGATGAGCAACGCGGTGTCGGGTGGGGCGGAGGCGGAGCGGTTCCGTCTCGGCCCCGGCGACGAGGTCGTCATCACCGAGATGGAGCACCACTCCAACCTGGTGCCGTGGCAGATGCTGTGCGCGCGCACCGGCGCGACGCTGCGCTGGATCGGGCTGACCGAGGACGGCCGGCTGGACATCGCGCACCTCGACGAGGTGATCACCGAGCGGGCGAAGGTCGTCTCGTTCGTGCACCAGTCCAACATCCTGGGCACGGTGAACCCGGTCGCGAAGATCGTCGCCCGGGCCCGCGAGGTCGGTGCGCTCACCGTGCTCGACGGCTCGCAGTCGGTGCCGCACATGCCGATCGACGTCGTCGAGCTCGGGGTGGACTTCCTCGCCTTCACCGGGCACAAGATGTGCGGGCCCACCGGCATCGGTGTGCTGTGGGGCCGGCGCGAGCTGCTCGAGGTCATGCCCCCGTTCCTCGGCGGCGGCGAGATGATCGAGGTCGTCACCATGGAGGCCTCGACCTACGCGGCCCCGCCGCACCGCTTCGAGGCCGGCACGCCGATGATCTCCCAGGCGGTCGGGCTCGGCGCGGCGGTCGACTACCTGACCGGGCTCGGCATGGGCGCCATCGCCGCGCACGAGCACGAGGTCACCGCCTACGCCATCGACGCCCTGTCGGCCGTTCCGGGCCTGCGGATCATCGGCCCGCCGACGGCGCAGGACCGCGGTGGGGCGATCTCGTTCGTCCTGCGTGACTCCGACGACCGCCCGCTGCACCCGCACGACGTCGGTCAGATCCTCGACGAGCAGGGCATCGCCGTCCGGGTCGGGCACCACTGCGCCCGCCCGGTCTGCCTGCGCTACGGCGTGCCCGCGACGACCCGGGCGTCCTTCCACCTCTACTCGACGACCGCCGAGGTCGACGCCCTGGTGGAAGGCCTGGACCAGGTCAGGAGGTTCTTCCTGAGGTGA
- the sufU gene encoding Fe-S cluster assembly sulfur transfer protein SufU, with product MKLDSMYQEIILDHYRNPHHRGLRDPFDAEVHHVNPTCGDEVTLRVRVADGVVADVSYESEGCSISQASASVMADLVIGKSVAAALELEREFLALMQSRGTQEGDEDVLEDAVAFSGVSKYPARVKCALLSWMAWKDATAQATGAAQATVPEQEK from the coding sequence GTGAAGCTCGACTCGATGTACCAGGAGATCATCCTGGACCACTACCGCAACCCGCACCACCGTGGACTGCGCGACCCGTTCGACGCCGAGGTGCACCACGTCAACCCGACCTGTGGCGACGAGGTGACCCTGCGGGTCCGCGTCGCCGACGGTGTCGTGGCGGACGTCTCCTACGAGAGCGAGGGCTGCTCGATCAGCCAGGCCTCGGCCAGCGTGATGGCCGACCTGGTGATCGGGAAGTCGGTGGCGGCGGCGCTGGAGCTCGAGCGTGAGTTCCTGGCCCTGATGCAGTCGCGCGGCACCCAGGAAGGTGACGAGGACGTCCTGGAGGACGCGGTGGCGTTCTCGGGTGTGTCCAAGTACCCCGCCCGGGTGAAGTGCGCGCTGCTGTCCTGGATGGCCTGGAAGGATGCGACCGCTCAGGCCACCGGCGCCGCTCAGGCCACCGTCCCCGAGCAGGAGAAGTAA
- the glgC gene encoding glucose-1-phosphate adenylyltransferase yields the protein MRSPRVLGLVLAGGAGRRLAPLTADRAKPAVPFGGIYRLVDFVLSNLVNAGYLRIAVLTQYKSHSLDRHITTTWRMSTLLGNYVTPVPAQQRLGPQWYAGSADAIHQSLNLVHDESPDIVVVFGADHVYRMDPRQMVAQHLETGAGVTVAGLRVPRSEGSEFGVISTAPDGLTVTEFLEKPANPPGLPGSPDEIFASMGNYVFTTDVLIDVLRADAANSDSLHDMGGNIVPMLVERGMAAVYDFASNEVPGALARDRGYWRDVGTLDSYYEAHMDLCALDPVFNLYNRDWPIYTNVPPVPPAKFVHDAPGRVGVAIDSVVSNGVIVSGGTVRRSVLSPGVRVNSWASVENAVVMDNTVIGRRAVVRDAILDKNVVVPPGASVGVDKKHDLDRGYQVSAGGVTVVGKGVTIAD from the coding sequence ATGCGCAGCCCGCGGGTGCTGGGTCTTGTTTTGGCAGGTGGCGCGGGGCGGCGGCTGGCGCCGTTGACCGCTGACCGGGCGAAGCCGGCTGTGCCTTTCGGTGGCATCTACCGTCTGGTCGACTTCGTGCTGTCGAACCTGGTCAACGCCGGGTATCTGCGCATCGCGGTGCTGACCCAGTACAAAAGCCACAGCCTGGACCGGCACATCACCACCACCTGGCGGATGAGCACCCTGCTCGGCAACTACGTGACCCCGGTGCCGGCGCAGCAGCGCCTCGGCCCGCAGTGGTACGCCGGCAGCGCCGACGCCATCCACCAGTCGCTCAACCTGGTCCACGACGAGTCACCCGACATCGTCGTCGTCTTCGGCGCCGATCACGTCTACCGGATGGACCCGCGCCAGATGGTCGCCCAGCATCTGGAGACCGGAGCCGGTGTCACCGTCGCGGGCCTGCGGGTTCCCCGCTCGGAGGGCAGCGAGTTCGGGGTGATCAGCACGGCGCCGGACGGGCTCACCGTCACCGAGTTCCTCGAGAAGCCGGCGAATCCGCCGGGGCTGCCGGGCAGCCCGGACGAGATCTTCGCCTCCATGGGCAACTACGTGTTCACCACCGACGTGCTGATCGACGTCCTGCGCGCCGACGCCGCGAACTCCGACAGCCTGCACGACATGGGCGGGAACATCGTCCCGATGCTGGTCGAGCGGGGCATGGCCGCGGTGTACGACTTCGCCTCCAACGAGGTGCCCGGAGCGCTCGCCCGTGATCGCGGCTACTGGCGCGACGTCGGCACGCTCGACTCCTACTACGAGGCGCACATGGATCTGTGCGCGCTCGACCCGGTGTTCAACCTGTACAACCGCGACTGGCCGATCTACACCAACGTCCCGCCCGTCCCGCCGGCGAAGTTCGTCCACGACGCGCCCGGGCGGGTGGGTGTCGCCATCGACAGCGTCGTCAGCAACGGTGTGATCGTGTCCGGTGGGACCGTGCGGCGCTCGGTGCTGTCACCCGGTGTCCGGGTGAACTCCTGGGCATCGGTGGAGAACGCGGTCGTGATGGACAACACGGTCATCGGCCGGCGCGCCGTGGTCCGGGACGCGATCCTCGACAAGAACGTCGTGGTACCTCCGGGTGCGAGTGTCGGGGTCGACAAGAAGCACGATCTGGATCGTGGCTACCAGGTCAGCGCGGGTGGCGTGACCGTCGTCGGTAAGGGCGTCACGATCGCCGACTGA
- a CDS encoding metal-sulfur cluster assembly factor, with amino-acid sequence MSDSVATAEETVEAASAAEASASEAPVSEAPASEAPAAAESVQAPAAAQAAERALVVEKASFDDVEEAMRDVVDPELGINVVDLGLVYGIDIADDNTVTLDMTLTSAACPLTDVIEDQTRSALVDGPDNLVNDVRINWVWMPPWGPDKITDDGREQLRALGFNV; translated from the coding sequence ATGAGTGATTCCGTCGCCACCGCCGAGGAGACCGTGGAAGCGGCGTCCGCGGCCGAGGCGTCCGCCAGCGAGGCGCCCGTGAGTGAGGCGCCTGCCAGCGAGGCGCCCGCGGCCGCCGAGTCGGTGCAGGCACCTGCGGCAGCGCAGGCCGCCGAGCGGGCCCTGGTCGTGGAGAAGGCGTCGTTCGACGACGTCGAGGAGGCCATGCGCGACGTCGTCGACCCCGAGCTGGGGATCAACGTCGTCGACCTCGGCCTCGTCTACGGCATCGACATCGCCGACGACAACACCGTCACCCTCGACATGACGCTGACCTCGGCGGCCTGCCCGCTGACCGACGTCATCGAGGACCAGACCCGTTCGGCCCTGGTCGACGGGCCCGACAACCTGGTCAACGACGTCCGGATCAACTGGGTCTGGATGCCGCCGTGGGGTCCGGACAAGATCACGGACGACGGTCGCGAGCAGTTGCGGGCGCTCGGCTTCAACGTCTGA
- the glgA gene encoding glycogen synthase: MRVALLTREFPPNVYGGAGVHVEYLARELARLVELTVHYEGDQLPSAAADGGGGGAAAVRAHRPWPALDGANDALRIASMDLSMAAAVNRAGGADVVHSHTWYTNLAGHLISLVEGIGHVMTAHSLEPRRPWKAEQLGGGYALSSWCERVAIESAAAVVAVSDGMRTDILDAYPAVEPARVHVIRNGIDTDEYAPDPGTDVLERYGVDPDRPYVVFVGRITRQKGLPVLLRAAAAIDPAAQLVLCAGAPDTEDLHREVTELVDGLRASRGGVIWLSGMLAKPEVIQLLSHATVFVCPSVYEPLGIVNLEAMACATAVVASRVGGIPEVVADGSTGLLVPPDDPAALAGAVNEVLADPARAAAMGRAGRERAVAEFGWAAVAERTARLYAEVAARPG; this comes from the coding sequence ATGCGCGTCGCGCTGCTCACCCGGGAGTTCCCGCCGAACGTCTACGGCGGTGCCGGGGTACACGTCGAGTACCTCGCCCGCGAGCTGGCCCGGCTGGTGGAGCTGACCGTCCACTACGAGGGCGACCAGCTTCCGTCCGCCGCCGCTGACGGTGGCGGTGGCGGCGCGGCCGCGGTGCGGGCGCACCGGCCCTGGCCCGCCCTCGACGGGGCGAACGACGCGCTGCGGATCGCGTCGATGGACCTGTCGATGGCCGCGGCGGTCAACCGGGCCGGTGGCGCCGATGTCGTGCACTCCCACACCTGGTACACCAACCTCGCCGGGCACCTGATCTCGCTGGTCGAGGGCATCGGGCACGTGATGACCGCGCACTCGCTCGAACCGCGCCGGCCGTGGAAGGCCGAACAGCTCGGCGGCGGGTACGCGCTGTCGTCCTGGTGCGAGCGGGTCGCGATCGAGTCCGCGGCGGCCGTCGTGGCGGTCAGCGACGGCATGCGCACCGACATCCTCGACGCCTACCCCGCGGTCGAGCCGGCGCGGGTCCACGTCATCCGCAACGGCATCGACACCGACGAGTACGCCCCCGACCCGGGCACCGACGTCCTCGAACGGTACGGCGTGGACCCCGACCGCCCGTATGTCGTCTTCGTCGGCCGGATCACCCGGCAGAAGGGCCTGCCGGTCCTGCTGCGCGCCGCCGCGGCGATCGACCCGGCCGCCCAGCTGGTGCTCTGCGCCGGCGCCCCGGACACCGAGGACCTGCACCGCGAGGTCACCGAGCTGGTCGACGGCCTGCGCGCCAGCCGCGGCGGCGTGATCTGGCTGTCGGGGATGCTCGCCAAGCCCGAGGTCATCCAGCTGCTCTCGCACGCCACCGTGTTCGTCTGCCCGTCGGTCTACGAGCCGCTGGGCATCGTCAACCTGGAGGCGATGGCCTGCGCCACCGCGGTGGTCGCCTCCCGGGTTGGCGGCATCCCGGAGGTCGTCGCGGACGGTTCGACGGGCCTGCTCGTCCCGCCGGATGACCCCGCGGCGCTGGCGGGAGCCGTCAACGAGGTGCTCGCGGACCCCGCCCGCGCCGCCGCGATGGGCCGGGCGGGCCGGGAGCGGGCCGTCGCCGAGTTCGGCTGGGCCGCGGTGGCCGAGCGGACCGCCCGCCTCTACGCCGAGGTCGCGGCCCGACCCGGCTGA
- a CDS encoding ABC transporter ATP-binding protein, with the protein MDSADHADIPGSGTSGARLALDGVGRRYGAGESAVTALSGVSLRVEGAAFIVILGPSGCGKTTLLNLVGALDTPTCGTVTLDGADLAGASRRRRREVRRRTVSFVFQSFNLFPALTAGENVRFGADAAGRGQARETTERLLAEVGLGHRADHFPHQLSGGEQQRVAIARALATGNPILLADEPTGELDFGTGVQILALLRAQADAGRTVLVVTHNREIARVADRVVELSSGHVVADGPPPDGSIPVSDLRW; encoded by the coding sequence GTGGATTCTGCGGATCACGCGGACATCCCCGGGAGTGGCACGTCCGGCGCCCGGCTGGCGCTGGACGGGGTCGGCCGGCGCTACGGGGCCGGTGAGTCGGCGGTCACCGCGCTGTCCGGGGTGAGCCTGCGGGTGGAGGGCGCCGCCTTCATCGTCATCCTCGGTCCGTCGGGCTGTGGGAAGACGACACTGCTCAACCTTGTCGGCGCCCTCGACACCCCCACCTGCGGCACGGTGACGCTGGACGGGGCCGACCTGGCCGGTGCCTCCCGCCGCCGCCGCCGCGAGGTCCGGCGCCGGACCGTGAGCTTCGTGTTCCAGTCGTTCAACCTGTTCCCGGCGCTGACCGCGGGGGAGAACGTACGCTTCGGCGCCGACGCGGCCGGTCGCGGCCAGGCCCGGGAGACCACCGAGCGGCTGCTGGCCGAGGTGGGCCTGGGCCATCGGGCCGACCATTTCCCCCACCAGCTCTCCGGCGGTGAGCAGCAGCGGGTGGCCATCGCGCGCGCCCTGGCGACCGGCAACCCGATCCTGCTCGCCGACGAGCCCACCGGTGAGCTGGACTTCGGTACCGGTGTGCAGATCCTCGCCCTGCTGCGAGCACAGGCCGACGCGGGCCGCACGGTCCTGGTGGTCACCCACAACCGGGAGATCGCCCGGGTCGCCGACCGGGTGGTCGAACTGTCCAGCGGCCACGTCGTGGCGGACGGCCCGCCGCCCGACGGGTCCATCCCCGTGTCCGATCTGCGCTGGTAG